The Henckelia pumila isolate YLH828 unplaced genomic scaffold, ASM3356847v2 CTG_461:::fragment_3, whole genome shotgun sequence genome window below encodes:
- the LOC140871954 gene encoding uncharacterized protein yields the protein MTPFEAFYVRRCRTLMFWEEVEKGHVEGQELVQHASDIIGQIKKRIKTTQDRQASYANVKRIPLQFEDSEIWSQGKLFSRIIGPFEILESVGDLAYRLALLPYLSNIHDVFHVSLLRRYVADESHILQPSKVQLDTDLTYVERLLRILDQKVKMLRTKVIPLVLFQWQNQGTEESIWKLESRIRADYPELF from the exons atgacaccttttgaggcgttttaTGTGCGACGATGTCGAACTCTAATGTTCTGGGAAGAAGTTGAGAAGGGACATGTGGAGGGACAAGAATTAGTCCAACATGCTTCTGATATCATTGGACAGATTAAGAAGCGGATTAAGACTAcacaggatcgacaggctagctatgctaATGTCAAACGAAtacctttgcagtttgag GATTctgagatttggtctcaaggaAAGCTATTTTCTAGAATCATTGGTCCGTTCGAAATTTTGGAAAGcgttggagatttggcttacagATTGGCTTTGCTGCCGTACTTGTCTaatatccacgatgtgttccatgtatcactgttacgacggtatgtagCAGATGAGTCACATATCTTGCAGCCGTCTAAGGTCCAGTTAGATACAgatttgacatatgtggagaGACTTTTGCGAATTTTGGATCAGAAGGTGAAGATGTTGCGTACTAAAgttattcctcttgttctatTTCAGTGGCAGAACCAAGGCACTGAAGAATCCATTTGgaaacttgagagtcgtatacGTGCAGATTATCCAGAGTTGTTCTGA